The following coding sequences are from one Lysinibacillus sp. FSL W8-0992 window:
- a CDS encoding termination factor Rho: protein MTKKYKVVQRFKEVKHDGHIYEVGEQYPVEGKRATRARIAELSSTENKYKQIFITETSDEDDSN, encoded by the coding sequence GTGACGAAGAAATATAAGGTCGTACAGCGCTTTAAAGAAGTGAAACACGACGGACATATTTATGAAGTTGGCGAACAGTATCCTGTGGAGGGCAAACGTGCTACTAGAGCTCGTATCGCAGAGTTATCTTCAACAGAAAATAAATATAAGCAAATTTTCATTACTGAAACGAGTGATGAAGATGATTCAAATTAG
- a CDS encoding phage head closure protein, with amino-acid sequence MKQIKGIQKLNTGEMRNKIEIQEYVESVNENGYPVNDWETKHVLWAKIKTVKGSESINASAEINTNMYRFIVRYTRGLNAKQRVLFKGRLYDIQAVLQDDELMNTQTIIALIKNQ; translated from the coding sequence GTGAAACAAATTAAAGGAATCCAAAAGCTTAATACTGGCGAAATGAGAAATAAAATTGAGATTCAAGAATATGTCGAATCAGTCAATGAAAACGGCTATCCAGTCAACGATTGGGAAACAAAACATGTACTTTGGGCAAAAATCAAAACTGTAAAAGGTTCTGAATCTATTAATGCATCTGCTGAGATTAATACGAATATGTATCGTTTTATCGTGCGCTATACACGTGGTTTAAACGCTAAACAAAGAGTGTTATTCAAAGGGCGACTCTACGATATTCAAGCAGTATTACAAGACGATGAATTAATGAATACACAAACAATCATTGCTCTAATCAAGAATCAATAA
- a CDS encoding HK97-gp10 family putative phage morphogenesis protein, producing the protein MNIEFSGLQELQREIERSLNPESIINPTLTKGAEHLRDKLEESVYRFGLRKRTGKSEKSMVIDEKIVDGTITIGVSNQANDAFYLYFHEWGTSKMRSRPWMRPTFENEMNRIIEIMKDEVRARMHL; encoded by the coding sequence ATGAATATTGAATTTAGTGGATTACAAGAATTACAACGTGAAATTGAACGTAGTTTAAATCCCGAAAGTATTATTAATCCAACGTTGACTAAAGGGGCCGAACATTTAAGGGATAAATTAGAGGAAAGCGTTTATCGTTTTGGATTAAGGAAACGTACTGGTAAATCTGAAAAATCGATGGTTATTGATGAAAAGATTGTAGATGGAACTATTACCATTGGTGTTAGTAATCAAGCGAACGATGCCTTTTACCTCTACTTCCATGAATGGGGAACAAGCAAAATGAGATCACGGCCATGGATGCGTCCTACGTTTGAAAATGAAATGAATCGTATTATTGAAATCATGAAGGACGAAGTGAGAGCGAGGATGCACTTATGA
- a CDS encoding major tail protein, which yields MAGVLIGLSDIHYTKIAAGAKDATTAFANPIQKLAKAIEAKVTPKTSNTVLYADDGAAESTSAEGETEMEFKIDALANTVYADILGKEINEDGIVIDASGDVAPNIALAFRSLKSNGKYRYFWYYKGNFQLPEENYKTKGESVEYNTPSVKGVFVNSDIVKNAKGEGIKRMFVDEDDEGVDAAVIANWFKKVYTGATTPAP from the coding sequence ATGGCAGGAGTATTAATCGGTTTATCGGATATTCATTACACAAAAATTGCAGCTGGTGCCAAAGACGCTACAACAGCATTTGCTAATCCAATTCAGAAATTAGCTAAAGCAATCGAGGCTAAAGTTACACCAAAAACATCTAACACAGTTTTATACGCTGATGATGGAGCAGCAGAATCCACATCTGCAGAAGGTGAAACAGAAATGGAATTTAAAATTGATGCACTGGCTAATACAGTCTATGCAGATATTTTAGGCAAAGAAATCAATGAAGATGGTATCGTAATCGATGCATCTGGTGATGTGGCACCTAATATTGCCTTAGCATTCCGAAGCCTTAAATCAAACGGTAAGTACCGTTATTTCTGGTATTACAAAGGCAACTTCCAACTACCAGAAGAGAACTATAAAACAAAAGGTGAAAGCGTTGAGTATAATACACCTTCGGTAAAAGGCGTATTTGTAAACTCTGATATTGTTAAAAACGCTAAAGGGGAAGGCATCAAGCGTATGTTTGTTGATGAAGATGATGAAGGCGTAGATGCAGCAGTTATTGCCAATTGGTTTAAAAAAGTTTATACAGGTGCAACGACACCTGCACCTTAA